From Mya arenaria isolate MELC-2E11 chromosome 1, ASM2691426v1, a single genomic window includes:
- the LOC128232458 gene encoding uncharacterized protein LOC128232458: MARTKFDVAVIGVFFSLCDSVLCYYCDNDKCLEDQFCCGENICCVSYKVWELWYFWLGILFCVFLLSLCGCFWRERQRAYWFHSPTQHPYRQLNPEDDLKYKDDYHAKKDRSPEFYGPSQPSWYSQGTASPSTVYSDNEQLYDTDTSRKPDY, translated from the exons ATGGCGAGAACCAAATTTGACGTCGCAGTAATTGGAGTATTTTTTAGTTTATGTGACAGT GTCCTGTGCTACTATTGTGATAATGATAa GTGTTTGGAGGACCAGTTCTGTTGTGGAGAAAATATCTGCTGTGTCTCATACAAAGTCTGGGAACTCTGGTATTTCTG GTTGGGTATCCTGTTTTGCGTATTCCTGTTGTCCCTATGTGGATGTTTCTGGCGGGAGAGACAGCGTGCATACTGGTTCCACTCTCCAACACAGCATCCATACAGGCAGCTGAATCCCGAggatgatttaaaatataag GATGACTACCATGCAAAGAAGGATAGATCTCCCGAGTTTTACGGTCCTTCCCAGCCATCATGGTACAGCCAGGGGACTGCTTCCCCGTCCACAGTTTACAGTGACAATGAGCAGCTCTATGATACAGACACAAGCAGGAAACCAGACTACTAG